Part of the Caldalkalibacillus thermarum genome, TCAGCGAGGTCGTAATAAATGCGTTCAACGGTCTTATAGGGCAGATGGACCTGCCGACTCACATAACTGATGGTCACTCCGTGACACATGTCGAAAACATATTTTCTGAAACGATGAGTTTGATGTTTGCCTTTTGGTACAGATGGGAGGTGCTCATCAAAGATTTCCTGACAGTTGGTACAGTGCCAACGCTTGAGTTGGATGATCAAATAAACCGGTCGGTTATGAATGGGCAGGTCACGTACTCTTCTCAGGCGTTGATCATGCTTTTTCAACTCTTGAAAACCACAGTAAGGACAACGCTCAGGGGGATCCATTGTCTCCACCTGAATCACAACTTTATTTTCCGTGATTTCTTGTTTTAAAACCGTAAACTCTGGCAATCCTAGTGGTAAACGGATATCTGTTTTCACTCGCTATTTCCTCCAATCGTTTTGTTTTTGCCTATGACAAGGATTGCCAGGAAATAGCGAGTTTTTTCATGTCATCTTACACTACATCTCACAAAAAATGACCATGAATCT contains:
- a CDS encoding transposase family protein, which gives rise to MKTDIRLPLGLPEFTVLKQEITENKVVIQVETMDPPERCPYCGFQELKKHDQRLRRVRDLPIHNRPVYLIIQLKRWHCTNCQEIFDEHLPSVPKGKHQTHRFRKYVFDMCHGVTISYVSRQVHLPYKTVERIYYDLA